A stretch of Panthera tigris isolate Pti1 chromosome E2, P.tigris_Pti1_mat1.1, whole genome shotgun sequence DNA encodes these proteins:
- the CCDC106 gene encoding coiled-coil domain-containing protein 106 isoform X2 — MNDRNSRRRTQPPEAASPTVALMNGVRAQLHMALERNSWLQKRIEDLEEERDFLRCQLDKFISSARMDAEDHCRVKPGPRRAEGDGRGGAGGEASDPESAASSLSGASEEGSAVERKRQKQKGSAGRRRFGKPKARERQRVKDADGVLCRYKKILGTFQKLKSMSRAFEHHRVDRNTVALTTPIAELLIVAPEKLAEVGEFDPSKERLLEYSRRCFLALDDETLKKVQALKKSKLLLPITYRFKR, encoded by the exons ATGAATGACCGAAACAGCCGGAGGAGGACAC AGCCTCCGGAAGCCGCGTCCCCAACTGTGGCCCTGATGAATGGGGTCAGGGCCCAGCTGCATATGGCCCTGGAAAGGAACTCCTGGCTACAGAAACGCATCGAGGacctggaggaagagagggatttCTTGCGTTGTCAGCTGGACAAATTTATCTCCTCTGCCCGCATGGATGCAG AGGACCACTGCCGGGTGAAGCCTGGGCCCAGGCGGGCTGAAGGGGATGgccggggtggggctgggggtgaggccTCAGACCCTGAGTCTGCGGCCTCCTCGCTCAGCGGAGCATCTGAAGAAGGCAGTGCtgtggagaggaagaggcagaagcaGAAGGGAAGTGCTGGCCGGAGGCGCTTCGGGAAGCCCAAGGCCCGGGAGAGGCAGCGGG TAAAGGATGCAGACGGTGTCCTTTGCCGATACAAGAAGATCCTGGGCACCTTCCAGAAGCTGAAGAGCATGTCTCGGGCCTTCGAGCACCACCGAGTAGATCGCAACACGGTGGCGCTGACCACACCCATCGCAGAGCTTCTCATCGTAGCCCCCGAGAAGCTGGCCGAGGTGGGCGAGTTCGACCCCTCCAAGGAGCGCCTGCTCGAGTACTCGCGCCGCTGCTTCCTGGCCCTGGACGACGAAACCCTTAAGAAGGTGCAGGCCCTCAAGAAGAGCAAGCTGCTGCTTCCCATCACCTACCGCTTCAAGCGGTGA
- the ZNF581 gene encoding zinc finger protein 581, which translates to MLVLPSPPCPQPLALPSAEAMEAPPSRTGRSPEPGPSSSTGPPQPSSPPRPNHYLLIDTQGIPYTVLVDQESEREPGADGASAQKKCYSCPVCSRVFEYMSYLQRHSITHSEVKPFECDTCGKAFKRASHLARHHSIHRAGGGRPHGCPLCPRRFREAGELAQHSRVHSGERPFQCPHCPRRFMEQNTLQKHTRWKHP; encoded by the coding sequence ATGCTGGTGTTGCCTTCGCCCCCCTGCCCGCAGCCCCTGGCGCTTCCCTCCGCAGAGGCCATGGAGGCCCCTCCTTCTCGGACAGGCAGGTCCCCAGAGCCCGGACCTTCCTCCTCCACAGGACCTCCCCAGCCTTCCTCCCCTCCGAGGCCCAACCACTACCTGCTTATTGACACCCAGGGCATCCCGTACACCGTGCTGGTGGACCAGGAGTCTGAGAGAGAGCCCGGGGCAGATGGGGCTTCAGCTCAGAAAAAGTGCTACAGCTGCCCCGTGTGCTCCCGGGTCTTCGAGTACATGTCATACCTGCAGCGACACAGCATCACCCACTCGGAGGTGAAGCCCTTTGAGTGTGACACCTGTGGGAAGGCATTCAAGCGGGCCAGCCACCTGGCTCGGCACCACTCCATTCACCGGGCTGGTGGCGGGCGACCCCATGGCTGCCCGCTCTGCCCTCGACGCTTCCGTGAGGCTGGTGAGCTGGCCCAGCACAGCCGGGTCCACTCGGGGGAGCGCCCGTTTCAGTGCCCACACTGCCCGCGCCGATTTATGGAGCAGAACACCCTGCAGAAGCACACTCGGTGGAAGCATCCATGA
- the ZNF580 gene encoding zinc finger protein 580 isoform X2 translates to MLLLPPRPPHPRSSSPEAMDPPPPKAPPFPKTEGPSSTPSSAAGPRPPRLGRHLLIDANGVPYTYTVQLEEEPRGPPQREAAPGEPGPRKGYSCPECARVFASPLRLQSHRVSHSDLKPFTCGACGKAFKRSSHLSRHRATHRARAGPPHTCPLCPRRFQDAAELAQHVRLH, encoded by the coding sequence atgctgctgctgccgccTCGGCCGCCCCACCCTCGGTCCTCCTCCCCAGAGGCCATGGACCCACCGCCCCCCAAGGCTCCCCCTTTCCCCAAGACGGAAGGCCCTTCCTCCACTCCATCCTCGGCGGCAGGGCCCCGACCCCCGCGGCTCGGCCGCCACCTGCTCATCGACGCCAACGGGGTCCCCTACACTTACACGGTGCAGCTGGAGGAGGAGCCCCGGGGCCCGCCCCAGCGCGAGGCGGCGCCGGGAGAACCCGGCCCGCGCAAGGGCTACAGCTGCCCGGAGTGCGCTCGTGTCTTTGCCAGCCCTCTGCGGCTGCAGAGCCACCGCGTGTCGCACTCGGACCTCAAGCCCTTCACGTGTGGCGCCTGCGGCAAGGCCTTCAAGCGCTCCAGCCACCTGTCGCGGCACCGCGCCACGCACCGCGCGCGCGCAGGCCCGCCGCACACCTGCCCGCTGTGCCCGCGCCGCTTCCAGGACGCCGCCGAGCTGGCGCAGCACGTGCGCCTGCACTGA
- the ZNF580 gene encoding zinc finger protein 580 isoform X1 produces the protein MEHAVWPRVGFCFAGELTPQMLLLPPRPPHPRSSSPEAMDPPPPKAPPFPKTEGPSSTPSSAAGPRPPRLGRHLLIDANGVPYTYTVQLEEEPRGPPQREAAPGEPGPRKGYSCPECARVFASPLRLQSHRVSHSDLKPFTCGACGKAFKRSSHLSRHRATHRARAGPPHTCPLCPRRFQDAAELAQHVRLH, from the exons ATGGAACACGCGGTCTGGCCTAGAGTCGGTTTCTGTTTTGCAGGAGAG CTGACACCCcagatgctgctgctgccgccTCGGCCGCCCCACCCTCGGTCCTCCTCCCCAGAGGCCATGGACCCACCGCCCCCCAAGGCTCCCCCTTTCCCCAAGACGGAAGGCCCTTCCTCCACTCCATCCTCGGCGGCAGGGCCCCGACCCCCGCGGCTCGGCCGCCACCTGCTCATCGACGCCAACGGGGTCCCCTACACTTACACGGTGCAGCTGGAGGAGGAGCCCCGGGGCCCGCCCCAGCGCGAGGCGGCGCCGGGAGAACCCGGCCCGCGCAAGGGCTACAGCTGCCCGGAGTGCGCTCGTGTCTTTGCCAGCCCTCTGCGGCTGCAGAGCCACCGCGTGTCGCACTCGGACCTCAAGCCCTTCACGTGTGGCGCCTGCGGCAAGGCCTTCAAGCGCTCCAGCCACCTGTCGCGGCACCGCGCCACGCACCGCGCGCGCGCAGGCCCGCCGCACACCTGCCCGCTGTGCCCGCGCCGCTTCCAGGACGCCGCCGAGCTGGCGCAGCACGTGCGCCTGCACTGA
- the CCDC106 gene encoding coiled-coil domain-containing protein 106 isoform X3, which produces MNDRNSRRRTLKKDDEAFEISIPFDETPHLDPQIFYSLSPSRGNFEASGSRVPNCGPDEWGQGPAAYGPGKELLATETHRGPGGREGFLALSAGQIYLLCPHGCSGASEEGSAVERKRQKQKGSAGRRRFGKPKARERQRVKDADGVLCRYKKILGTFQKLKSMSRAFEHHRVDRNTVALTTPIAELLIVAPEKLAEVGEFDPSKERLLEYSRRCFLALDDETLKKVQALKKSKLLLPITYRFKR; this is translated from the exons ATGAATGACCGAAACAGCCGGAGGAGGACAC TGAAGAAAGACGATGAGGCCTTCGAGATCTCCATCCCCTTCGATGAGACGCCCCACCTAGACCCACAGATCTTTTACAGTCTGAGCCCCTCTCGGGGAAACTTCGAGG CCTCCGGAAGCCGCGTCCCCAACTGTGGCCCTGATGAATGGGGTCAGGGCCCAGCTGCATATGGCCCTGGAAAGGAACTCCTGGCTACAGAAACGCATCGAGGacctggaggaagagagggatttCTTGCGTTGTCAGCTGGACAAATTTATCTCCTCTGCCCGCATGGATGCAG CGGAGCATCTGAAGAAGGCAGTGCtgtggagaggaagaggcagaagcaGAAGGGAAGTGCTGGCCGGAGGCGCTTCGGGAAGCCCAAGGCCCGGGAGAGGCAGCGGG TAAAGGATGCAGACGGTGTCCTTTGCCGATACAAGAAGATCCTGGGCACCTTCCAGAAGCTGAAGAGCATGTCTCGGGCCTTCGAGCACCACCGAGTAGATCGCAACACGGTGGCGCTGACCACACCCATCGCAGAGCTTCTCATCGTAGCCCCCGAGAAGCTGGCCGAGGTGGGCGAGTTCGACCCCTCCAAGGAGCGCCTGCTCGAGTACTCGCGCCGCTGCTTCCTGGCCCTGGACGACGAAACCCTTAAGAAGGTGCAGGCCCTCAAGAAGAGCAAGCTGCTGCTTCCCATCACCTACCGCTTCAAGCGGTGA
- the CCDC106 gene encoding coiled-coil domain-containing protein 106 isoform X1 has translation MNDRNSRRRTLKKDDEAFEISIPFDETPHLDPQIFYSLSPSRGNFEEPPEAASPTVALMNGVRAQLHMALERNSWLQKRIEDLEEERDFLRCQLDKFISSARMDAEDHCRVKPGPRRAEGDGRGGAGGEASDPESAASSLSGASEEGSAVERKRQKQKGSAGRRRFGKPKARERQRVKDADGVLCRYKKILGTFQKLKSMSRAFEHHRVDRNTVALTTPIAELLIVAPEKLAEVGEFDPSKERLLEYSRRCFLALDDETLKKVQALKKSKLLLPITYRFKR, from the exons ATGAATGACCGAAACAGCCGGAGGAGGACAC TGAAGAAAGACGATGAGGCCTTCGAGATCTCCATCCCCTTCGATGAGACGCCCCACCTAGACCCACAGATCTTTTACAGTCTGAGCCCCTCTCGGGGAAACTTCGAGG AGCCTCCGGAAGCCGCGTCCCCAACTGTGGCCCTGATGAATGGGGTCAGGGCCCAGCTGCATATGGCCCTGGAAAGGAACTCCTGGCTACAGAAACGCATCGAGGacctggaggaagagagggatttCTTGCGTTGTCAGCTGGACAAATTTATCTCCTCTGCCCGCATGGATGCAG AGGACCACTGCCGGGTGAAGCCTGGGCCCAGGCGGGCTGAAGGGGATGgccggggtggggctgggggtgaggccTCAGACCCTGAGTCTGCGGCCTCCTCGCTCAGCGGAGCATCTGAAGAAGGCAGTGCtgtggagaggaagaggcagaagcaGAAGGGAAGTGCTGGCCGGAGGCGCTTCGGGAAGCCCAAGGCCCGGGAGAGGCAGCGGG TAAAGGATGCAGACGGTGTCCTTTGCCGATACAAGAAGATCCTGGGCACCTTCCAGAAGCTGAAGAGCATGTCTCGGGCCTTCGAGCACCACCGAGTAGATCGCAACACGGTGGCGCTGACCACACCCATCGCAGAGCTTCTCATCGTAGCCCCCGAGAAGCTGGCCGAGGTGGGCGAGTTCGACCCCTCCAAGGAGCGCCTGCTCGAGTACTCGCGCCGCTGCTTCCTGGCCCTGGACGACGAAACCCTTAAGAAGGTGCAGGCCCTCAAGAAGAGCAAGCTGCTGCTTCCCATCACCTACCGCTTCAAGCGGTGA